CGTCTACCACTTCGACCCCAGTTCCGACTCGTTCGACGTACTCCGAGAGGGGGACTACCGCGGCGTTCTCGCACAGGCCTCGGGCGACTCGGAGCGAGTCGCCGACGCACCCGTGACGTTCGTCGCGACCTCCGAGTGGTGGCGCAATGCCTGGAAGTACGCGGACCGAACCTACCGCCACGCGTTCTGGGACTCCGGGACGATTCTCGCCAACCTGCTCGCCGCCGCCCACGGACGCGGCCACTCGGCCGCGGTCGAACTTGGATTCGCCGACAGTCCCGTCACGAAATTGCTCGGTCTCGACCCCGAAGACGAGGCACCGCTGGAACTCCTCAGTGTCGGCAGTGGCGACACGGCTTCGGACGCCTCGTCTCTCGACTCCCTCGATTCAATCGACCCCGAAGAGGACCCCGTCTCGGATAGTCGCGTCGAGTATCCCCTCGTTCCGGACGCGTGGCGACAGAGTACGCTGGACGACGGCGCCGACGCGCGAGCGTGGCGCGAGAAACTCGCTAATGCAGGCGACAACGCGTTCGGAACGCACGGAATCGGCGACGGAAAACTCATCGACCTCGACCCCGTGGACGTGGAAACGGCTTCGGGGAGACCTGTGGACAACACCATCGAGCGACGCGGGTCGCTCCGGGAGTTCAGCCACGAGGCTATCAGCGCCCGGAAGTTCGCCACGATTCTCGACCGGGCGCTCGGCGGTGTTCCGGTGACGGCAGGCGCATCTGGTTCCGGTATCGCTCCGAACGTGCTAGACTACTACTGTCTCGTCAACGCCGTCGAAGGAATCCCGAGCGGAGCCTACCAGTACCACCCCGAATCGAATGCCTTGGAGCGCCTCGGCGACAGCGACCGGGAGACGGCCGGACATATCGCACTCGACCAGTCGGTCGTCGGTGACACCGTGGTGAACGTCTATCTCGTGGCCGACGTGGACGCGCTCGTAGACCGACTCGGCAATCGCGGCTACCGACTTGCGCAGTTGCTCGGCGGCGTTCAACTCGGGCGACTGTACCTCGCCACGTACGCCCACCGGACGCTCGGCGGTCGCGGGTTCACGTTCTACGATGACCTCGTGACCGAACAGTTCTCTCCGCGGGCCGCGAACCAGACGCCGATGACCATGTTCGCGTTTGGAAAGCCGGAGAAGTAGATTCAGGACGGCAGGCCGACGTGTCGGTGTCGATTGTACAGATACACCGCACACGTCTCGAAGGTGCCGACGACGAGCGAAATCGCCGCGACGAACACCGCGACTTTCGGCCCGCCGGCGTGGTTCACCACGAGAAACGCCAGAACCGGCCCGCCGAGGACGAACGCGACGTACTTCCGCCAGTCCGGGTTCCACTCGGCGTCCCTGCGGTCGAGCGCGTTCGCGTCCCGATACAGCGCGGGCACCGTCGCCACGCTCGCCAACGCGAGGACGACCAGCGTCACGAGGATTTCGATGCCAGCCATCACCGCCGAGGAGCGACCGGCGAGCAGTACCAGTCCCAAGCCGCCACCGACGCTCAAAACGACGTAGCCCGCGAGGAACTGCCAGTAGCGACCGGAGGAAGCGGAGTCAGTTTCGAGTACCATGGCCACTCGAACGTAGGGGTTCGACGGCCGTATAACGGGGCGAAAGCGCAGAAAACTACAGATTCGCGCGCCGAGTTTTCACTCCTCGCCGACCGCCGTGTCCTCCACCTCGCCCGAAAGTGCGGCGTGGCCGTAGTTCAGTAGCGCGACGAACACCGACCCGCCGACGGCGTTGCCGAGCGTCGTCCACGTGAGAAAGTGGGCGTAGTCGGCGAGCGTGACGCCCTGTCCCAGAAACATTGCCGACAGTACCTCGGTCGTTCCCAACAGCGAGTGATGAAACGGCGCGAACCCGATGCCAGCGGTGACGACGAGCGTGAGCAGGACGCGACTCACCGTGTCTCGACTCGCGGCGACCAGCCACGTCACCAACCCCATCAACCATCCGGCGACGACGCCGCTCAGCAGTACGACCCACCACGGGAGCGGGAGTAGTGCCTCCGCGAGCGTGCCGAACGCAGATGGCTCTGCGACGTTCATCTGCGGGCCGAGGACAGCTATCAGTCCGGCGAACGCCCCACAACCCACCAGGTTCGAGACGTAGACGACCCCCCAGAGTTCGAGCATCTCCCAGAGGGACGCCCGGCCGTCTAACACCGGAAGCACTGCCATCGTCGTGTGGGCAGTGAACAGTTCGGTCTGACCGAGGATGACGAAGAGGAATCCGACGGCAGAGACGCTGGCGAGTACTATTTGCTGTGTCAACTTCGACTCGAACCCACCGGAGAAGGTGAGTGCCATCCCCATGAACAACGCGCCGAAACTGACAGTCAGTCCGGCGGCCAGTCCCGACACGAAGAGTCCGCGGTTTGGCCGACGAATCTCCTTGAGCGCGCTCTGCATCTCGCGTTCCAGGATGTTGCCGTACGACAGCGACGCGCCCGAGGGTGTCACGTCTTCGTCGCCATCGCTACTCATGACTCTGGGTCCCCTGCGTTGCGCACTCTCGATACGTCACCGACCAGAAATAAAGTCGTTCTGCCCGATTTTAACGCGCTCTTTCGTTTCTCGTTTACGCGCGCTTCTGAATCTCTTCGCGAAGCAGTTCGCTCACTTGGTCGCCGTCGGCCTTGCCGCCGAGTGCGCCCATCGCTTCGCCCATTAGGCCGGAGAACGCCTGCATGCCCTCTTCCTCAACCTGTTCCGAATTGCGCTCGACGACTTCCACGATTGCCTCCCGAACTTCGTCCTCGCCAGCACTGCCGAGGTCCTCCTGTTCGACTGCCTCCTCGGCGGACAGTCCGGGGTCCTCTGCGAGCGCAGTCAGCAGGTCTCCAACGTTCCCCTTCGCGACTTCGCCGTCCTCGACGAGTTCGAACGTCCGGAGGAAGTGGTCGGCTTCGAGGTTCTCGACCGGGACGTCGTCGCGGCGCAGTTCCGTGACCGTACTCTCGACGGTCTGGGCCGCGAGCGTGGCGTCCACGCCCATCTCGACGGCGCGCTCGAACAGCGTCATCCGACGACCGTACGCAACCTGCTCGGCGAGACCCGCGTCGAGTCCGTACTCGTCCTGATAGCGCTCGACCTTCTCCGTGAGGAGTTCGGGCGTCTCGACTTCGCTCGGGTCCGGTTCGACGGGCGGCACGTCCGTCTCGGGGTACATCCGGGCCGCGCCGGGGAGCGGTCGGAGATACCGCGAGGTGCCGTCCTCGTTCGCACCGCGGGTCTCCTCTGGGACGCCTTCGAGCGCGGTTTCGGCGCGTTCGACTGCCGCCTTTATCGCGCCGTCTGCGACTTCCTCGCTGGCGGCGACGATGGCGACCGCGTCGTCCTCGCCTGCGCCCACCGTCTCGCGGAGGTCGGCCACCTCGTCCTCGGTCACGCCGTACGCTGGGAGTTCGTCGGTGTGGAAGATGCCCCCAGCACCGTGGCGCTTGGCGTGGTCCGAAAGCTCTGTGCCGAGGCGGCGGTCTGGCTGAAGTTCCGCGCCGACGATGCCGTCGAAGCCGTGTAGCGCGACAGCAGTGACTTTACCCCCCGAATCGAGTGCGCCGCGAATGACGCTACTATCGGTGTCCGCGAACACGTCCGTCACGTCCTGCACTGCGCCGACTTCCGCGCCTCGCTCGTGCAGTTCGTCTTTGATTTCGAGTAGGCGAACCTGTCGATGGACCTCGTTGCGCACGAGGTCGTCGATGTCGTCCAGACTCTGGACGCCCTTCATCTCGACGCGAGCGCCTTCCTCGATGGAGATGTTCACGTCCTGGCGAATCGTACCGAGGCCGCGCTTGACGTGGCCCGTCGAGCGCAGCAGCATCCCGATTCGTTCGGCCGCTTCTCGGGCCTGTTCGGGCGAACGGATGTCGGGCTTGGTGCCGATTTCGACCAGCGGGATGCCGAGTCGGTCGAGACTGTAGAGGACGCCGTCCTCGCGCTCTTCGACGCGCTGGGCGCTCTCCTCTTCGAGCATTAGGTCTTCGACGCCGACCGGTCCCTCGCTGGTCGAAATCTCGCCGTCGTGAGCGAGTAGCGTCGAACGCTGGAACCCGGAGGTGTTCGACCCGTCCACGACGAGTTTCCGCATGACGTGGGCTTGGTCTATCACGTCCATGTCCAGCAGTTGCGCGATTTCGAGGACGACCTCCTGTGCTTGCTCGTCCAGTCTGTGGGGCGGTTCGTCGTCCTCCTCGACCAGACACGTCGAGTCGTAGGCGAGATACTCGAACTCCCTATCGACTTGACTCTCTTCGAGGGCCGCTTCGTCTATCTCGCCGAGTTCGCTCTTGGTCGGGTGCAAGTAGCGCGTAAATTCGCGCTCTGCGTCCTCGGGTTCCCGAAGTTCCGTCGGACAGCCACAGAACAGTTTGGTGTCGGTGTCGAGTTGCTGGTGGATTTCGAGACCAGCGACGAGACCCAACTCCTCGTAATCGTGGTCGGTCATTGCTCGATGGTGTGACGCGGAAGGGTAAAAAACCGTTCAGTCTGGGTTCGCAGACGTGGCAACGATTGCCCGAACTCGCGCGGACATCGTCAACTCGGTCTGACTCCTCGGCCAATACGGATTAATCCCGGAACCAGCCTCTATCCGAACGTGCGAACGCTGGACGAACCGCTCGGCGAACTCAAACTCGCAGACCTCGCAGACGACCTCACGCTCGCGGACCTGCTCGGCAACGCCGTCCAGAACGTCGGTCGCGTCGAGTGACTCGTGACGGCTGGCGTTCTTCGACCCCTGACTTGTCGTGCGAAATTTGCAGTATGTGAGACTGTCACGAACCTCAAAAATTTAGTGCGATGGGGTTAAATGTCGAGGTATGGCTACGGCGTCGGATGCCAGTTTGGAATCGGAACCACCGGTTACGGTTCTCCACGTAGACGACGACCCCCAGCGGACGAAACTCACCGCGACGCTCCTCGAACAGAAGATGCCGGACGCGACAGTGCTCAGCGAGACGGAGCCCGACGGCGGGTTGACGCGACTCGATGCCGAACGACGAATCGACTGCGTCGTCAGCGACTACGACATGGGGTCGGTCAACGGTCTCGACTTCCTCGAACTGGTGCGTGAGGAGTACCCCGACCTCCCGTTCATCCTCTTCACCGGCAAGGGGAGCGAGGAGATTGCGAGCGAGGCCATCTCGGCGGGCGTCACCGACTACCTCCAGAAGAAGGGTGGCGCAGAACAGTACGAAGTCCTCGCCAATCGCGTCGAGAACGTAGTGTCCCAACACCGCGCAGAACGCGAAGCGGAACGGTCGCGCAAGCGAATGCAGACCGTCTACGAGCGGGTCACGGACGCGTTCTTCGCGCTCGACACCGACTGGCGCTTTACGTACGTCAACGGCAAAGGCGAACAGTTGATACAGCGCGAGGAATCGGAACTCATCGGCAACACGGTGTGGGAGGAGTTCCCCGAGGCGGTCGATTCGAAGTTCGAGCGGGAGTACCGCCGGGCGATGGAGACCCAAGAAGCGACCTCGTTCGAGTCGTACTTCGACCCGCTCTCGACGCTGTTCGAGGTCCACGCGTACCCCTCCGAAGAGGGATTGTCGGTCTACTTCCGCGACGTGACCGACCAACGGGAGGTCCGTCGCGAACTCGACCGGGAGAAGGAACTGCTCGAACAGATGCTCGAAACCAGTCCCGTCGGTATCCTCGTCATGGACCCCGAGGGCGGCATCACCCGAGCGAACGAACGGGCGGCAGAACTGCTCGAACTGAGCGGTTCGGAACTGACTGGCCGACGCTACGACTCCTCGGAGTTCACCGTCACCGACCTCGACGGCAACCAGCTCCGGGACGACCAGAAGATGTTCGCGCGGGTGATGGACGACGGCGAGAAGATACTCGGCGAGCGAATCGGCTACGAGCCGCCCGACGGGAACCGTAAGATTCTGTCGGTCAGCGGCGCGCCCATCTACGGCGAGACGGAGGTGGAGCGAGTCGTCATCGCCATCGAGGACGTGACCGACGTTCGAGAGCGAGAACGCGAACTCGAACGGAAGAACGACCGCTTGGAGAAGTTCGCCAGCGTCATCTCCCACGACCTGCGGAATCCGCTCGACATCGCCCAGACGCGGACCGAACTCGCTCGCGCCGAGCACGCGGACGACGAGCATCTCCGCGAGGCCGAGCGCGCACTCGACCGGATGGACGACCTCATCGACGACGTGTTGGCCCTCTCCAGAGAAGGTGAGGTCGTAGACGAGCGAACGCCCGTTCAAGTCGAACACGTAGTCACGGCGGCCGCTTCGACGGTCGACCTCTCCGACGTTGACCTCGGAGTGGAAGACGACCTCCCGACGATAACGGCCGACTCCGAACGACTCCGAACGATGTTCGAGAACTTGCTTTCGAACGTTGGCGAACACGCGGGCGAAGGGTCCTCCGTTCGAGTCGGCCCGCTGACCGACCGGGACGGGTTCTACGTCGCAGACGACGGTCCCGGCGTCCCCGAAGACGAACGCGGCAAGGTGTTCGAACACGGATTCACGACCGACCCCGACGGAACTGGCTTCGGACTGGCTATCGTCCACTCCATCGTGGAAGCCCACGGCTGGACTATCGAAGTCACCCACAGCCAGAGCGGCGGTGCCCGGTTCGAAATCGCTGGCGTCGAGGAAGTCTAACTGTTCGCGTTTCGGGTCTCGTCCGACGGTTCCGTACGCTTCGTCTCGCGGCGCGCTCGCAAACTCTCTTGGAGCTTCTCCCCCACGAACTCTCGCAACTCCGCCGCGTCCGCTTCGTC
The sequence above is a segment of the Halorussus halophilus genome. Coding sequences within it:
- a CDS encoding SagB family peptide dehydrogenase, translated to MVDAREYHEQTKHAPGSIGGDGNRMNPDIKPRPYKRYADLPRESISALGAVAEPALSAITASNAEPDLGVAATEIDAETLHTLCHYATGVTKELKKGGRLQQYRAASCTGKLYHIDLYAVTGDLGGFGPGVYHFDPSSDSFDVLREGDYRGVLAQASGDSERVADAPVTFVATSEWWRNAWKYADRTYRHAFWDSGTILANLLAAAHGRGHSAAVELGFADSPVTKLLGLDPEDEAPLELLSVGSGDTASDASSLDSLDSIDPEEDPVSDSRVEYPLVPDAWRQSTLDDGADARAWREKLANAGDNAFGTHGIGDGKLIDLDPVDVETASGRPVDNTIERRGSLREFSHEAISARKFATILDRALGGVPVTAGASGSGIAPNVLDYYCLVNAVEGIPSGAYQYHPESNALERLGDSDRETAGHIALDQSVVGDTVVNVYLVADVDALVDRLGNRGYRLAQLLGGVQLGRLYLATYAHRTLGGRGFTFYDDLVTEQFSPRAANQTPMTMFAFGKPEK
- a CDS encoding formate/nitrite transporter family protein translates to MSSDGDEDVTPSGASLSYGNILEREMQSALKEIRRPNRGLFVSGLAAGLTVSFGALFMGMALTFSGGFESKLTQQIVLASVSAVGFLFVILGQTELFTAHTTMAVLPVLDGRASLWEMLELWGVVYVSNLVGCGAFAGLIAVLGPQMNVAEPSAFGTLAEALLPLPWWVVLLSGVVAGWLMGLVTWLVAASRDTVSRVLLTLVVTAGIGFAPFHHSLLGTTEVLSAMFLGQGVTLADYAHFLTWTTLGNAVGGSVFVALLNYGHAALSGEVEDTAVGEE
- the gatE gene encoding Glu-tRNA(Gln) amidotransferase subunit GatE, with product MTDHDYEELGLVAGLEIHQQLDTDTKLFCGCPTELREPEDAEREFTRYLHPTKSELGEIDEAALEESQVDREFEYLAYDSTCLVEEDDEPPHRLDEQAQEVVLEIAQLLDMDVIDQAHVMRKLVVDGSNTSGFQRSTLLAHDGEISTSEGPVGVEDLMLEEESAQRVEEREDGVLYSLDRLGIPLVEIGTKPDIRSPEQAREAAERIGMLLRSTGHVKRGLGTIRQDVNISIEEGARVEMKGVQSLDDIDDLVRNEVHRQVRLLEIKDELHERGAEVGAVQDVTDVFADTDSSVIRGALDSGGKVTAVALHGFDGIVGAELQPDRRLGTELSDHAKRHGAGGIFHTDELPAYGVTEDEVADLRETVGAGEDDAVAIVAASEEVADGAIKAAVERAETALEGVPEETRGANEDGTSRYLRPLPGAARMYPETDVPPVEPDPSEVETPELLTEKVERYQDEYGLDAGLAEQVAYGRRMTLFERAVEMGVDATLAAQTVESTVTELRRDDVPVENLEADHFLRTFELVEDGEVAKGNVGDLLTALAEDPGLSAEEAVEQEDLGSAGEDEVREAIVEVVERNSEQVEEEGMQAFSGLMGEAMGALGGKADGDQVSELLREEIQKRA
- a CDS encoding hybrid sensor histidine kinase/response regulator, translated to MATASDASLESEPPVTVLHVDDDPQRTKLTATLLEQKMPDATVLSETEPDGGLTRLDAERRIDCVVSDYDMGSVNGLDFLELVREEYPDLPFILFTGKGSEEIASEAISAGVTDYLQKKGGAEQYEVLANRVENVVSQHRAEREAERSRKRMQTVYERVTDAFFALDTDWRFTYVNGKGEQLIQREESELIGNTVWEEFPEAVDSKFEREYRRAMETQEATSFESYFDPLSTLFEVHAYPSEEGLSVYFRDVTDQREVRRELDREKELLEQMLETSPVGILVMDPEGGITRANERAAELLELSGSELTGRRYDSSEFTVTDLDGNQLRDDQKMFARVMDDGEKILGERIGYEPPDGNRKILSVSGAPIYGETEVERVVIAIEDVTDVRERERELERKNDRLEKFASVISHDLRNPLDIAQTRTELARAEHADDEHLREAERALDRMDDLIDDVLALSREGEVVDERTPVQVEHVVTAAASTVDLSDVDLGVEDDLPTITADSERLRTMFENLLSNVGEHAGEGSSVRVGPLTDRDGFYVADDGPGVPEDERGKVFEHGFTTDPDGTGFGLAIVHSIVEAHGWTIEVTHSQSGGARFEIAGVEEV